A single window of Liolophura sinensis isolate JHLJ2023 chromosome 6, CUHK_Ljap_v2, whole genome shotgun sequence DNA harbors:
- the LOC135467948 gene encoding protein D1-like: protein MMMSSLAAACTVSLILMALPKATISNPGAPCNIGKLSFAIESEDVSEDCGVELVLESVQSMPVYLRYDDADPSKKYTLLMVDPDAASSKAPEKTYFLHWLLEQVPGKELQSGKFKNSEEDEPVETTYVEKISYMPPNPPAGSGPHRYQFYLYEQSVPTLNGIPGKTRGGFDMEDFVSINSLGSPVAAFEFVAENLSSGDL, encoded by the exons ATGATGATGTCTTCCTTGGCGGCTGCCTGCACCGTTAGCCTTATCCTGATGGCACTACCCAAAGCAACCATCTCAAACCCAGGCGCACCCTGTAACATAGGTAAACTGTCTTTTGCCATCGAGAGTGAGGACGTGTCTGAGGACTGTGGAGTAGAGCTAGTGCTAGAGAGCGTGCAGTCAATGCCAGTCTATCTCAGATACGACGATGCTGATCCG TCAAAGAAGTACACGTTGTTAATGGTTGACCCAGATGCCGCAAGCAGCAAGGCACCCGAGAAGACTTACTTTCTACACTGGCTACTGGAACAAGTGCCG GGCAAGGAACTGCAATCGGGAAAGTTTAAAAACAGCGAAGAAGACGAGCCTGTGGAAACAACATACGTGGAgaaaataa GTTATATGCCTCCTAATCCGCCAGCAGGCTCTGGTCCTCACAGGTACCAGTTTTACCTGTACGAGCAGTCTGTCCCGACACTGAACGGCATCCCTGGCAAAACTCGCGGCGGCTTTGATATGGAGGATTTTGTCTCCATCAATTCGCTTGGATCACCCGTGGCAGCCTTCGAGTTCGTAGCGGAGAATCTCTCAAGCGGAGACCTCTAA
- the LOC135467965 gene encoding probable chitinase 10, translating to MNVQPAYPRLAWVITGLVTISVYVQGFNTLCYWTVWSQGRPGDYGLKPSKIDPNLCSHLIYAFGIVAPGLTIGLEEDAYPAAPRSVREINNLKTENPELITLISLGGASKGPEAFLKPAANDSSRVQFAQNTVLFCREKGFDGVDIDWEYPTNGTSFTLFMKALRKAFDEEIVPVGKKRLLLTAAVSVASKKIDTIYDIPALNNALDFFNVMAYDFHGSWHGVAAFNTPLFARTFNPRIENSEQYNADWAVKRYIQKGASRSKIILGLASYGRAYQLTDRTQHGVGAPIERSARKGPVLEEEEFRMYPEVCDFITENRARYMFDEKQKSSFVYTIDFWIGYDGPKAFHTKTQYAIQERLGGVLLWTLDYDDVSGNHCGLGTFPLIKAVKNTVAGNTRLIPSGPLRPYEPFLELPKPAENADRYKRMCYFANWSTLRNAGDGLFTLSDVNPDTCTHLVYAFAFIDEVSYSVLPLYPNEESKSDAPADAGLMEKFNSIKRYNPSLRTLLSVGGSTAGTKAFQIVSKDDTSRRRFARNIIEYLDTWGFDGVDIVWIYPGNFRNQFTLLLQAMREEFDKYGAENNGVKTTLTASVSAENPQINDSYEIREISKHVDFLNVLAYTYQRKDNRTYFVSPLRNSRNDAATSQLNQEWSVEQWINGGAPPEKLLLGLTGMGRSFRLESNQQTAPGSAFIDQNVTSTILGEKGIMVQYEICDFINRGAEESFSSEQVAAYAHFNDIWVSYENGKSIIEKVKWLKSKGLAGFSFWSLDYDDFTGRHCNCGPFPMLTTAYQTAKGRLVSCFGGQTSPTNEASPGVTEAPIRTPPPELKPITTPEKPKTPKPSKRLIIVRDGANNISLSITSLIVLVLFQMLYFNR from the exons ATGAACGTCCAGCCGGCTTATCCCCGTCTGGCTTGGGTTATAACTGGACTGGTGACGATCTCCGTGTATGTCCAAG GCTTCAACACACTGTGCTACTGGACAGTCTGGTCACAGGGGCGCCCAGGGGATTACGGCCTGAAACCCAGCAAAATTGACCCCAACCTCTGCAGTCACCTGATCTACGCCTTTGGTATCGTGGCCCCTGGGTTGACGATAGGTCTGGAAGAGGACGCGTACCCAGCGGCTCCTCGGTCTGTCAGAGAAATTAACAACTTGAAAACGGAGAACCCAGAACTGATAACCCTGATCTCATTGGGGGGCGCTTCTAAAGGACCGGAGGCTTTCCTGAAACCCGCAGCCAATGACTCATCCCGTGTCCAGTTCGCTCAGAACACCGTCTTATTCTGCAGAGAGAAAGGTTTCGATGGCGTTGACATTGACTGGGAATATCCGACAAATGGGACCAGCTTCACACTTTTTATGAAG GCTCTGAGGAAAGCGTTTGATGAGGAAATAGTCCCTGTGGGGAAAAAACGACTACTGCTAACTGCCGCAGTCTCGGTAGCCAGTAAGAAGATAGACACCATCTATGACATCCCGGCTTTGAACAA CGCCCTGGATTTCTTTAATGTTATGGCATATGACTTCCACGGAAGTTGGCATGGAGTGGCGGCGTTCAATACCCCACTGTTTGCCCGTACCTTCAATCCAAGAATAGAGAATAGTGAGCAATATAATGCG GACTGGGCTGTCAAACGGTACATCCAGAAAGGTGCCAGTCGATCTAAGATCATTCTGGGCCTTGCCTCGTACGGACGGGCATACCAGCTGACGGACAGGACCCAGCATGGTGTAGGGGCACCCATAGAGAGGTCCGCCAGGAAGGGGCCCGTGTTAGAAGAGGAGGAGTTCCGGATGTACCCGGAG GTGTGTGACTTCATCACGGAGAACAGAGCCCGTTATATGTTCGACGAGAAGCAGAAATCGTCCTTTGTGTACACGATTGACTTTTGGATCGGCTACGACGGCCCTAAAGCTTTCCACACCAAG ACTCAGTACGCCATTCAGGAGCGACTTGGTGGTGTGTTGCTCTGGACGTTAGACTACGATGATGTCAGCGGCAACCATTGCGGATTGGGAACATTCCCTTTGATAAAAGCTGTGAAAAATACTGTGGCGGGGAACACACGGTTAATTCCATCGGGTCCTCTGAGACCTTACGAACCGTTTCTGGAACTACCTAAACCAG CTGAAAACGCTGATAGATACAAGAGGATGTGTTACTTCGCGAATTGGTCAACTTTACGGAATGCGGGGGATGGCTTGTTTACACTGAGTGATGTCAACCCTGACACATGTACTCACCTGGTCTATGCATTCGCCTTCATCGATGAGGTCAGCTACTCGGTATTGCCTTTATACCCTAACGAGGAGAGTAAGTCGGATGCTCCGGCTGACGCAGGATTGATGGAGAAGTTTAACTCGATCAAACGTTATAACCCGTCCCTCAGAACCCTGCTGTCTGTCGGCGGATCCACAGCAGGGACCAAGGCCTTTCAGATTGTCTCCAAAGACGACACCAGCAGGAGACGCTTCGCACGTAATATCATCGAATACCTGGATACCTGGGGTTTTGATGGTGTAGACATAGTGTGGATTTACCCAGGGAATTTCCGGAATCAGTTCACTCTTCTACTGCAG GCAATGAGAGAAGAGTTTGACAAGTACGGGGCAGAGAACAATGGCGTCAAGACAACCCTTACTGCCTCTGTATCAGCTGAGAATCCGCAGATCAATGATAGCTACGAGATCAGGGAGATATCTAA ACATGTAGACTTCCTAAACGTTTTGGCGTATACGTACCAGCGTAAAGATAACAGGACTTACTTCGTGTCTCCACTGCGGAATTCGAGAAACGACGCGGCGACTTCACAGCTGAATCAG GAATGGTCAGTAGAACAATGGATTAACGGTGGAGCGCCTCCGGAGAAGCTTTTATTAGGGTTGACGGGTATGGGGCGAAGCTTTCGTCTGGAGTCCAACCAACAGACTGCACCAGGATCAGCGTTCATCGACCAGAATGTAACCAGTACGATACTTGGCGAGAAGGGAATCATGGTACAATATGAG ATTTGTGATTTTATAAACAGAGGTGCTGAGGAATCGTTCAGTTCTGAACAAGTGGCAGCCTATGCCCACTTCAATGACATTTGGGTCAGCTACGAGAATGGGAAGAGCATTATTGAAAAG GTGAAGTGGCTAAAATCCAAAGGTCTCGCTGGGTTCTCATTCTGGTCGCTAGACTACGACGACTTCACGGGAAGACATTGTAACTGCGGCCCGTTTCCAATGTTAACCACCGCCTACCAGACGGCCAAAGGCCGTCTGGTCAGCTGCTTTGGTGGGCAGACCTCTCCTACTAATGAAGCGTCACCAGGAGTAACTGAGGCTCCCATCAGAACTCCACCCCCAGAACTGAAACCTATCACCACACCAGAGAAACCAAAAACACCAAAGCCCAGCAAGAGACTCATAATCGTCCGGGACGGAGCCAATAACATTTCACTATCTATAACGTCTCTCATAGTTTTGGTTCTTTTCCAAATGTTATATTTCAATAGGtag